One Terriglobales bacterium genomic region harbors:
- a CDS encoding flagellar basal body protein, whose translation MSLIDTPEIVTLTRALDLAAMRHGLISSNMANVDTPGYRTRDIDFQAELGKAQIYSSVAEHPPIRQVKGLVERPDGNNVSLERESLLLSDNQLRYRMATELLRAEFHRLLSAINEGR comes from the coding sequence ATGAGCCTGATTGACACTCCCGAAATTGTCACGCTTACCCGGGCGCTCGATTTAGCGGCAATGCGCCACGGCCTGATCAGCAGCAACATGGCGAACGTCGATACTCCAGGATATCGCACGCGCGACATCGATTTTCAGGCAGAGTTGGGTAAAGCACAAATCTATTCGTCAGTGGCAGAGCATCCCCCAATACGCCAGGTGAAGGGATTAGTCGAGCGACCCGACGGAAATAACGTCAGTCTGGAGCGGGAGAGTCTGTTGCTGTCAGACAACCAGCTGCGCTATCGCATGGCCACAGAATTGTTGCGCGCCGAATTCCACCGTCTTCTAAGCGCCATCAACGAAGGGAGGTAG
- the fliF gene encoding flagellar basal-body MS-ring/collar protein FliF translates to MEEKEANLGLKEVREFVAGLSLTQRMTIVGGALLVGITLWLFVRLIGQPDYRTLYSGLKPDEARSLGEKLAGRNIRYEISPDGASVLVPSDRLDQARLETAAQGLPKNGRLGFEIFDSPNWLGTEFTEKVNYQRALEGELERTLASLSEVQAVRVHLVLPQESLFSERERQGKAAVILKTRSGRLSSETQFGIAQLVASAVDGIRPENVTIMDADGNYAVLAGIGDSTGAFAGSAHDLGEQLASRLVATLTPVVGPGRVRAAVRVEYDMSSSEDTQETYDPKSAVAVTMQRSEESSGGVAAGGVPGTASNVPGAAGAGATVAANTQDRQSSHSESGTYVVSRLVRHTVQPAGRLRRIAAAVLIDDALESKTENGQATQVRRKRTPEELKNIEQLAAAAIGVDSSRGDLLAVENLSFQETAPEAPAPPSRMEQVRVHLVRWSGVLRYGAVALLFMAVYLAMLRPIKKQVLAAFRELPTRLARAKLAPEPEPGEPGTPPIIEATGREKYDLPEQPAEARRFAGLKRQLAEKVKVEPAAASRLVESWIQDSE, encoded by the coding sequence ATGGAAGAGAAGGAAGCCAATCTGGGGCTGAAGGAGGTCCGAGAATTCGTGGCCGGGTTGTCCCTCACCCAGCGCATGACGATCGTGGGCGGAGCGCTGCTGGTGGGAATTACCCTGTGGCTGTTTGTGAGACTGATTGGCCAGCCCGATTACCGTACGCTGTACTCGGGATTGAAGCCGGACGAGGCGCGATCGCTAGGCGAGAAACTGGCCGGGCGAAATATCCGATATGAGATCTCCCCCGACGGCGCCAGCGTGCTGGTCCCGTCCGACCGCTTGGACCAAGCGCGATTGGAGACCGCCGCTCAGGGACTGCCAAAGAATGGCCGGTTGGGCTTTGAGATCTTCGACTCTCCCAACTGGTTGGGCACGGAATTCACGGAAAAAGTCAATTATCAGCGGGCCCTGGAAGGCGAGTTGGAGCGGACTCTGGCAAGCCTGAGCGAGGTGCAAGCGGTACGAGTCCATCTGGTGCTGCCGCAGGAATCGCTCTTCAGCGAGCGGGAGAGGCAGGGCAAGGCTGCAGTCATTCTTAAGACTCGTAGCGGGCGGCTTTCCAGCGAAACTCAATTCGGCATCGCGCAACTGGTGGCCAGCGCCGTCGACGGAATCCGCCCCGAGAACGTCACCATTATGGATGCGGATGGGAACTATGCTGTACTGGCCGGAATCGGGGACAGCACAGGGGCCTTCGCAGGCAGCGCCCATGATTTAGGGGAGCAACTGGCAAGCCGTCTGGTTGCCACTCTGACGCCGGTGGTGGGACCGGGCCGGGTGCGGGCGGCGGTACGGGTGGAATATGACATGAGTTCCAGCGAGGATACGCAGGAAACCTACGATCCCAAGTCTGCCGTAGCGGTCACGATGCAGCGCTCGGAGGAAAGTTCCGGCGGCGTGGCGGCGGGCGGAGTTCCCGGAACTGCCAGTAACGTCCCGGGAGCCGCGGGCGCGGGGGCGACGGTTGCCGCCAATACACAGGATCGACAGAGCTCGCACTCGGAGAGCGGAACCTACGTAGTCAGCAGGCTGGTGCGGCACACAGTGCAACCGGCGGGACGCTTGCGACGCATAGCCGCGGCCGTGCTGATCGACGATGCACTGGAGAGCAAAACCGAAAATGGACAAGCTACCCAGGTGCGACGCAAGCGCACGCCCGAAGAGTTAAAAAACATCGAGCAACTGGCGGCAGCAGCTATTGGAGTGGACAGCAGCCGGGGAGACCTGCTGGCGGTCGAGAATCTCTCCTTTCAGGAAACAGCTCCGGAAGCGCCGGCTCCGCCTTCGCGGATGGAACAGGTACGAGTGCACCTGGTTCGCTGGTCCGGCGTGCTGCGCTATGGCGCAGTAGCTCTGCTCTTCATGGCCGTGTACCTGGCGATGTTGCGGCCGATCAAGAAACAGGTACTCGCCGCATTTCGAGAGTTGCCTACCCGCCTGGCCCGGGCCAAGCTGGCGCCTGAACCGGAGCCAGGCGAACCTGGAACTCCTCCCATCATCGAGGCTACCGGTCGAGAAAAATACGATTTGCCGGAGCAACCTGCAGAAGCACGGCGATTTGCAGGCTTGAAGCGGCAATTGGCGGAGAAGGTGAAGGTCGAGCCCGCCGCTGCCAGCCGCCTAGTGGAGAGCTGGATCCAGGATAGCGAATGA
- the flgC gene encoding flagellar basal body rod protein FlgC: MNLFGMLEVSGSALGAERLRAEVVAVNMANAETTRTPQGGPYRRKQVVFQSQVVGGFPRLIEAAFHSRQVSQGVRVAAVLTDPSPPEMHFDPSHPDANAQGYVAFPGINPVAEMADLMSAVRAYELNSSAVQATKQMIQQSIELLR; this comes from the coding sequence ATGAACCTGTTCGGGATGCTGGAGGTAAGCGGATCGGCGCTGGGGGCGGAGAGGCTGCGGGCCGAGGTCGTAGCAGTAAACATGGCTAACGCGGAGACTACGCGCACGCCGCAGGGGGGTCCGTACCGGCGGAAACAAGTGGTTTTCCAGTCGCAGGTCGTAGGCGGATTTCCGCGCCTGATCGAGGCAGCATTTCACAGCCGCCAGGTGAGTCAGGGAGTGCGGGTCGCAGCAGTACTAACCGACCCTTCACCACCGGAAATGCATTTCGATCCCTCGCATCCTGACGCCAACGCACAGGGCTACGTAGCATTTCCCGGGATCAATCCAGTCGCGGAAATGGCTGACTTGATGAGCGCGGTGCGCGCCTACGAATTGAACTCCTCGGCAGTACAGGCGACCAAGCAGATGATACAGCAATCGATCGAGTTGCTACGCTGA
- a CDS encoding transporter → MPRLLLLFLLFSATALPLTAAGSDNADANPAPTPALAQPISPNSDENSPIQDNSFLVEEAYNQEDGVIQHIFTFQRWASSGDWLFTQTDEWPLRNLKHQLSLTVAAAHAGSIPGSDAGWGDTAVNYRYQLLGNGEVQLAIAPRLSVLLPTGNSTLGRGSGGIGLQTNIPVSIVLNKRLVTHWNAGATWVSRSRNPLGQSAPAVSVNLGQSFVWLAAKRFNALLETVWTSTENVIGTSKTIRSPTAYVSPGIRWAYNCRNGLQVVPGVGLPIGVGPSAGEKGLIVYLSFEHPFAWARSR, encoded by the coding sequence ATGCCGCGACTTCTTTTACTGTTCCTGCTCTTCTCAGCCACGGCCCTTCCCCTGACCGCGGCCGGTTCGGATAACGCCGACGCTAATCCGGCTCCAACACCCGCCCTGGCCCAACCCATCTCACCCAACAGCGATGAGAATAGCCCAATTCAGGACAACAGCTTCCTCGTCGAGGAAGCCTATAACCAGGAAGACGGTGTCATTCAGCACATTTTCACGTTCCAGCGATGGGCGAGCAGCGGCGACTGGCTTTTCACGCAGACGGACGAGTGGCCACTCCGAAATCTCAAGCACCAACTAAGTCTAACGGTCGCGGCGGCCCATGCCGGCTCTATCCCCGGCTCCGACGCAGGCTGGGGAGATACGGCGGTGAACTATCGCTATCAACTGCTTGGCAATGGAGAGGTACAACTGGCGATAGCGCCGCGCCTGTCAGTGCTGCTGCCCACTGGCAACAGCACGCTCGGACGGGGCAGTGGAGGCATAGGCTTGCAAACCAATATCCCGGTGAGCATCGTGTTGAACAAGCGGCTCGTAACGCACTGGAACGCCGGAGCTACATGGGTGTCGCGGTCTCGCAATCCGTTGGGTCAGTCAGCCCCGGCCGTGAGCGTCAACCTGGGTCAATCATTTGTTTGGCTCGCGGCCAAACGGTTTAATGCCTTGCTGGAAACAGTGTGGACCTCAACTGAAAACGTTATAGGCACGAGCAAGACTATACGTTCTCCGACTGCGTATGTCAGTCCTGGCATACGCTGGGCGTACAACTGCAGGAACGGGCTGCAAGTTGTTCCCGGAGTGGGTCTCCCGATCGGAGTAGGACCGAGCGCGGGCGAGAAAGGCTTGATTGTCTATTTGAGCTTTGAGCATCCGTTCGCCTGGGCGCGTTCGCGTTAA
- a CDS encoding response regulator has product MVEISNALPALKQRIRRILGPRIELVLMNSSGLDQIEGQLASFEQATLELTMLARLAMPFGGKLEIETANLELEQPVLLSNTTLHPGRYVLMEMICLRSRPAAELLRWGLDPDPKLRGFDDSGIRIAREIFGSGGATLCEYNEPGRSLRFRVYLPSCATSVYSGGLCTMLEEEDRRPTILLVEDEGFVRNVACEILQTAGYHVISARSGTEALQLFHERGRRISLLVTDVIMPGMNGPDLAEKLAAMQPGLKTIYMSGYTDNAVLRDGAQQAGVVYLQKPFTLNALTGVVREALAQSAA; this is encoded by the coding sequence ATGGTCGAAATCAGTAACGCATTGCCCGCGCTCAAACAACGCATCCGTCGCATTCTCGGCCCTCGAATTGAACTTGTCTTGATGAATAGCTCCGGGCTGGACCAGATTGAGGGTCAGCTGGCCTCTTTTGAGCAAGCGACGTTGGAACTGACCATGCTGGCCAGGCTTGCGATGCCGTTTGGCGGAAAATTGGAGATTGAAACAGCCAACCTGGAGTTGGAACAGCCGGTGCTTTTGAGCAATACCACATTGCACCCGGGCAGGTATGTGCTGATGGAGATGATCTGCCTTCGTTCGCGCCCTGCGGCCGAACTCCTCCGCTGGGGATTGGATCCCGATCCCAAGCTGCGAGGCTTTGACGATTCCGGAATTCGTATCGCGCGCGAAATCTTTGGCAGTGGCGGAGCAACTCTGTGCGAGTATAACGAGCCAGGTAGATCCCTGAGGTTTCGTGTTTATCTACCCAGCTGCGCGACTTCAGTCTATTCAGGTGGTCTCTGCACAATGCTCGAAGAGGAAGATCGAAGGCCGACGATCCTGCTCGTCGAAGACGAGGGTTTCGTACGCAATGTAGCCTGTGAAATTCTGCAAACGGCCGGCTATCACGTCATTAGTGCCCGCAGCGGCACGGAAGCACTGCAATTGTTCCACGAGCGGGGCCGGCGAATAAGTCTATTGGTGACCGATGTAATCATGCCTGGGATGAACGGACCTGACTTAGCGGAGAAGCTCGCTGCAATGCAGCCGGGATTGAAAACCATCTATATGTCAGGTTATACGGATAATGCCGTCCTGCGCGATGGAGCACAGCAAGCCGGTGTTGTGTATCTGCAAAAACCGTTCACTCTGAATGCGCTTACCGGCGTAGTGCGGGAAGCCCTTGCTCAATCCGCGGCTTAA
- a CDS encoding HDOD domain-containing protein translates to MSSHTASPSGLEKAAILLVLLGEDAASSVYRQLPEQEVQRLTAAVGELGRIPPQAGLAVLEEYQKLTLTQEYLAHGGTEYATRLLVKAFGDDGAKALLEQVSRTQELSASKLDSLQKSDPQQLAKFLEGGRWQTITTIRGAVIALGIQRMQGIALSCCVLKLLPNVDQTFDPILLWEHSLACALVSRKLAKRIGYRDPEEAYLAGLLHDVGFIVNLCLFPEKFIDAIGLAQLQQIPVHQVEEDALGFTHCLSGELLAEKWRLAPDLVEAIRGHHHADPPQGSSRDLVALVSLSDRLCRMRNLGYGYDEKLTLNWLSDRAAVMLRESCPSARILNWNRFVEEMDVYTKDVHKLVSVLYRLR, encoded by the coding sequence ATGAGCTCTCATACGGCATCTCCGAGCGGTCTGGAGAAGGCAGCGATCCTCTTGGTGTTGCTGGGAGAGGATGCCGCCAGCAGCGTATATCGCCAACTGCCGGAGCAAGAGGTGCAGCGGCTCACCGCGGCAGTGGGCGAACTCGGGCGTATTCCTCCGCAGGCGGGCCTAGCAGTGCTGGAGGAATACCAGAAGCTCACCCTGACCCAGGAATACTTGGCGCACGGGGGCACGGAATACGCCACCCGCCTGCTGGTAAAGGCCTTTGGGGATGACGGAGCGAAAGCACTTCTCGAGCAGGTTTCCCGCACCCAGGAACTGAGCGCAAGCAAGCTGGACTCGTTGCAGAAGTCCGACCCGCAGCAGCTGGCAAAGTTCCTCGAAGGGGGACGCTGGCAAACCATTACTACCATTCGGGGAGCCGTGATCGCGCTTGGCATCCAGCGCATGCAAGGTATCGCTCTCTCTTGCTGTGTCCTGAAACTATTGCCTAATGTGGATCAAACCTTCGACCCTATTTTGTTATGGGAGCACTCCCTCGCTTGCGCTCTGGTATCTCGTAAGCTCGCTAAGAGAATCGGATATCGCGATCCTGAGGAAGCCTACCTGGCCGGTCTTTTGCACGATGTCGGCTTCATCGTAAACCTCTGCCTCTTTCCAGAGAAGTTTATCGATGCCATCGGGTTAGCTCAGCTGCAACAGATACCTGTACACCAGGTAGAAGAGGACGCACTAGGCTTCACCCATTGTCTCAGCGGCGAGTTGCTGGCAGAAAAATGGAGGTTGGCACCGGACCTGGTGGAAGCCATTCGCGGACATCATCATGCAGATCCCCCGCAAGGAAGTAGCCGCGATCTGGTTGCACTTGTAAGTTTGAGCGACCGTCTTTGTCGCATGCGCAATCTCGGCTACGGGTACGATGAAAAACTAACGCTGAACTGGCTATCCGATCGGGCAGCCGTAATGTTGCGGGAATCATGTCCCTCAGCCCGCATCCTGAACTGGAATCGCTTTGTAGAAGAAATGGACGTTTACACGAAAGATGTCCACAAGTTGGTAAGTGTCCTCTACCGGCTTCGGTGA
- the fliE gene encoding flagellar hook-basal body complex protein FliE has protein sequence MSNTVTPLRILPADIEPAAAPRPSDRERGFGDVLQAAIGEVDQLHQGAEENVAAVLAGKGAEVHSAMIAVEKADLSFQLMLQVRNKVVAAYQEIARLQF, from the coding sequence ATGAGCAACACTGTCACGCCACTCCGAATCCTGCCCGCGGACATTGAGCCCGCTGCGGCTCCCCGACCTTCCGATCGAGAGCGCGGATTTGGAGATGTACTGCAGGCGGCTATCGGCGAAGTCGATCAGCTGCACCAGGGGGCAGAGGAGAACGTTGCCGCTGTGCTTGCCGGGAAAGGAGCGGAGGTGCATAGCGCCATGATTGCCGTTGAGAAAGCAGATTTGTCCTTCCAGCTCATGTTGCAGGTCCGTAACAAGGTGGTGGCGGCGTATCAGGAAATTGCCCGGTTGCAGTTCTGA
- a CDS encoding sensor histidine kinase: MKRTSTRYALAISAVGVALVLRWALTPLIGSSLPFITLLPAVTFAALYCGVGPSMAAIVVGMFGQYWVAVPRSLFPASSSSTTGMALFFLMSVVIVLMGEKHRRDTVRLHFDLGTLEKRVTERTLELDKANQSLRELTARLLQLQDDERRRIARELHDSVGQMLAALTINLSTVENDIARLVQTAGTIKDSADLVQEMNREVRTISHLLYPPLLDEAGLPAALRMYTEGFAQRSGLAVDLDLPKDFGRLPREQETAIFRVVQEALINIHRHSNSPSARVRLTRSANEVGLEVEDVGKGIPPDKQAEMNSAGSTGVGIRGMRERLHQLGGSLEINSNSGRKGTVIVARLPIIKSVASTQQAEDMGSARISA, from the coding sequence TTGAAGAGGACCTCCACACGCTATGCCCTGGCTATTTCAGCGGTCGGCGTGGCTCTAGTCTTGCGCTGGGCACTCACCCCTCTTATTGGCTCCTCCCTCCCTTTCATCACACTGCTTCCGGCAGTAACTTTCGCTGCTCTCTATTGCGGGGTTGGACCTTCCATGGCGGCTATCGTGGTGGGAATGTTTGGGCAGTACTGGGTCGCGGTACCCCGCTCCCTCTTCCCTGCTAGCTCTTCATCCACAACTGGTATGGCACTGTTCTTCCTCATGTCAGTTGTGATCGTTCTTATGGGAGAAAAGCATCGTCGGGATACTGTACGTCTGCACTTCGACTTAGGAACGTTGGAGAAACGGGTTACAGAACGTACCTTGGAACTTGACAAAGCTAATCAGAGTCTCCGGGAACTGACTGCAAGACTGCTGCAATTGCAGGATGACGAGAGGCGACGTATCGCGCGTGAATTGCACGACAGCGTAGGACAGATGCTGGCTGCCCTGACCATCAATCTCTCCACGGTGGAGAACGATATCGCCAGATTGGTGCAGACCGCAGGGACAATCAAAGATAGTGCTGACCTGGTGCAAGAGATGAATCGGGAGGTCCGCACGATTTCACACCTGCTGTATCCGCCCCTACTTGACGAGGCAGGGCTGCCGGCCGCGCTTCGTATGTATACCGAAGGCTTCGCGCAACGCAGCGGCCTGGCCGTCGACTTGGACCTCCCCAAGGACTTCGGTCGGCTACCTCGGGAACAGGAGACTGCAATTTTTCGTGTGGTGCAGGAAGCGCTCATCAACATCCACCGTCACTCAAACAGTCCCAGTGCCCGGGTCCGCCTGACTCGCTCTGCAAACGAGGTCGGACTCGAGGTTGAGGACGTGGGAAAAGGAATTCCGCCAGACAAGCAGGCGGAGATGAACTCGGCTGGATCGACCGGCGTCGGGATTCGGGGAATGCGCGAAAGGCTGCACCAGCTGGGCGGGAGTCTGGAAATTAACTCCAACAGCGGTCGCAAGGGGACGGTCATTGTAGCGCGTCTGCCGATAATCAAGTCAGTGGCATCTACCCAGCAGGCCGAGGACATGGGGAGTGCGCGCATCTCCGCCTGA
- the fdnG gene encoding formate dehydrogenase-N subunit alpha has translation MNFNRRDFIKVGAGGAAASILGFDLQPAYAQVQELKIARTTETHSTCPYCSVSCGVIIHTIGDKAKNVTAQVVHVEGDPDHPINRGTLCPKGASLYQDILNDRRLLKPQVRRPGSDHWEDISWDQAIDEVGHWVKKTRDATFVDQDAQGRTVNRCESIAFMGGCTDTNEFNWLVVKAMRSLGVCYIENQARVUHGPTVSSLGPTFGRGAMTNGWIDIKNTDMMLIMGGNPAENHPCGFKWPVEAKRTRNAKMIVVDPRYTRTAAVSDLFLQIRAGADIALLGVFINYLLQNNRVHHDYLVNYTNASFIIKEGFKLPEDGLYSGWDPEKRNYDRTTWNYEAAGGAATPSNPKAPHGYQAATPPPPALPENIAYDVTLQHPRCVYQLLKQQYSRYTPEVVERITGIPKDQFLKAADLFTSIRKDGDTRKVGTIIYAVGWTQHSSGTQTIRAACMLQLLLGNIGRAGGGVNALRGHSNIQGATDMAGVFDLLPGYLKVPNPNDVDLKTYLSRVTVKPAKPHEWDSFNYWSNSPRFAVSLLKALYGDAAQKESDFCFNYLPKIDRNYSVTEIWDGMYAGKVKGLMAFGMNGVAIGPNSEKNIAALRKSDWLVVCEIYPDETSEFWRAPGTTPEQMKQINTTVYRLPGAGFAEKDGTFVNSARWLQWKYVAVPPPGEAKLDQEILARIFLKVRELYQKEGGKFPDPILNASWKYTTPLNPSLAEIAKELNGKALADVTDPATNTTIKAGQQLPGFAFLRDDGSTLCGNWLFSGSWTEAGPMLQRRGTDDPSGLGIYPNWAWSWPANRRVMYNRASCDLNGKPWDPTRRQIWWDDKAQKWVGNDVPDFKPDSKPADHMGPFIMNPEGVARLFVPIGAVADGPFPEHYEVFESPTENILHPQQSHNPIAKQFKSAEDKYGTPAQGYDIVCTTYRLTEHYHYWTKNNPMNVQLVPEPFVEIPVELAEKLGIRGGEKVKVTSARSDYIAKAMVTRRIRPMQINGKTTYQIGIPIHWGYRGIAEDEGKTARTLANQLSPAVIDPNAYTPEFKGFLVKLERV, from the coding sequence ATGAATTTCAATCGCCGAGATTTCATCAAAGTCGGAGCCGGCGGCGCTGCCGCTTCCATCTTGGGTTTCGATCTGCAGCCTGCGTATGCCCAGGTCCAGGAGTTGAAGATCGCGCGCACCACCGAAACGCATTCCACTTGCCCGTATTGTTCTGTGAGCTGCGGAGTCATCATCCACACGATTGGTGACAAGGCCAAGAACGTAACGGCTCAAGTGGTGCATGTTGAGGGCGATCCCGACCATCCCATCAATCGTGGAACGCTGTGTCCGAAAGGAGCATCGCTTTACCAGGACATCCTGAATGACCGCCGCCTGCTGAAACCGCAAGTAAGGCGGCCCGGTTCGGATCACTGGGAAGATATCTCCTGGGATCAGGCGATTGACGAGGTCGGCCACTGGGTGAAGAAGACCCGCGACGCGACATTCGTTGATCAGGACGCCCAGGGTCGTACCGTCAACCGCTGCGAGAGTATCGCGTTTATGGGCGGTTGCACCGACACCAACGAGTTCAACTGGCTGGTCGTAAAAGCCATGCGCAGCCTGGGGGTCTGCTACATCGAAAACCAGGCACGGGTTTGACACGGCCCCACGGTCTCAAGTTTGGGACCAACATTCGGACGTGGGGCAATGACGAACGGCTGGATCGACATCAAGAACACCGACATGATGTTGATCATGGGTGGGAATCCAGCGGAGAACCATCCTTGCGGATTCAAGTGGCCGGTTGAAGCAAAGCGCACTCGCAACGCCAAAATGATTGTGGTGGATCCGCGCTACACGCGGACGGCCGCAGTCAGCGATTTGTTCCTGCAGATCCGGGCGGGAGCGGACATTGCACTGCTCGGCGTGTTCATCAACTACCTTCTGCAGAACAACCGCGTCCACCACGATTACCTCGTCAACTACACCAATGCATCTTTCATTATTAAAGAAGGCTTCAAGCTTCCCGAGGACGGTCTCTATTCGGGTTGGGATCCAGAAAAGCGCAACTATGACCGGACAACCTGGAACTACGAAGCCGCGGGTGGAGCAGCGACGCCGTCGAATCCAAAGGCTCCTCACGGGTACCAGGCGGCCACCCCACCGCCGCCGGCATTGCCAGAGAACATTGCCTACGATGTAACACTCCAGCATCCGCGCTGCGTATATCAATTGCTGAAGCAGCAGTACTCACGCTATACGCCGGAGGTCGTGGAGCGCATCACGGGCATTCCCAAGGATCAATTCCTGAAGGCAGCCGACCTGTTCACATCCATCCGCAAGGACGGCGATACCAGGAAGGTGGGGACCATCATCTATGCCGTCGGATGGACGCAGCACAGCTCCGGAACACAGACGATTCGCGCCGCCTGCATGCTGCAGCTGCTGCTAGGCAACATAGGGCGGGCAGGAGGAGGAGTGAACGCCCTGCGCGGACACTCGAACATTCAGGGTGCTACTGACATGGCGGGTGTATTCGACCTGCTTCCCGGCTACCTGAAAGTTCCGAACCCGAACGATGTCGACCTGAAGACTTATCTCAGCCGCGTGACCGTAAAACCGGCAAAGCCACACGAGTGGGACTCCTTCAACTACTGGTCGAATAGTCCACGCTTTGCAGTCTCACTGTTGAAGGCGCTTTACGGGGACGCGGCACAGAAGGAAAGCGATTTCTGTTTCAACTACCTGCCGAAGATTGACCGTAATTACTCAGTCACCGAAATCTGGGACGGAATGTATGCGGGCAAGGTGAAGGGGCTAATGGCGTTTGGCATGAACGGCGTCGCCATCGGACCGAACTCCGAGAAGAACATCGCCGCCCTGAGAAAGTCCGATTGGCTGGTGGTCTGCGAAATCTATCCCGACGAAACCAGCGAATTCTGGCGTGCACCCGGTACCACGCCCGAGCAGATGAAGCAGATTAACACGACTGTTTACCGCTTGCCAGGTGCGGGTTTCGCAGAAAAGGACGGTACTTTCGTCAACTCTGCCCGCTGGCTGCAATGGAAGTACGTTGCGGTGCCCCCGCCAGGGGAAGCCAAGCTGGACCAGGAAATCCTGGCACGCATTTTCCTGAAAGTACGCGAGCTATATCAGAAGGAAGGCGGCAAATTCCCGGATCCGATTCTAAATGCCTCCTGGAAGTACACGACTCCTCTCAATCCGTCACTGGCGGAAATTGCGAAAGAACTGAACGGAAAGGCACTGGCGGATGTTACAGATCCTGCCACAAACACTACGATCAAAGCCGGACAGCAGCTGCCCGGGTTCGCGTTCTTGCGGGATGACGGATCAACGCTGTGTGGCAATTGGTTGTTCTCCGGCTCCTGGACCGAAGCCGGACCTATGCTCCAGCGGCGGGGAACGGACGATCCGTCCGGCTTGGGAATTTATCCTAACTGGGCGTGGTCGTGGCCGGCGAACCGCCGGGTGATGTACAACCGGGCGTCGTGCGACCTGAATGGTAAGCCCTGGGATCCTACACGGCGGCAAATCTGGTGGGACGACAAAGCCCAGAAGTGGGTAGGCAACGACGTTCCTGACTTCAAGCCAGATTCCAAGCCGGCCGATCACATGGGTCCCTTCATTATGAATCCGGAAGGGGTGGCTCGACTGTTCGTTCCCATCGGTGCGGTAGCTGACGGTCCGTTCCCTGAGCACTACGAAGTTTTCGAGAGCCCAACCGAAAACATCCTTCACCCGCAGCAAAGCCATAACCCGATCGCAAAGCAGTTCAAGTCGGCGGAGGATAAGTACGGCACGCCGGCCCAGGGTTATGACATCGTCTGCACCACTTATCGGCTGACCGAACACTATCACTACTGGACCAAGAACAACCCCATGAACGTGCAGCTGGTTCCCGAGCCGTTTGTTGAGATACCAGTAGAACTGGCGGAGAAACTCGGCATTCGAGGGGGCGAAAAGGTCAAGGTGACCAGCGCGCGCAGCGACTACATTGCGAAAGCCATGGTGACTCGCCGCATCCGGCCAATGCAAATCAATGGCAAAACCACTTATCAGATCGGGATACCGATTCATTGGGGCTACAGGGGCATTGCTGAGGACGAGGGCAAGACGGCTCGCACGCTGGCCAACCAGCTTTCGCCTGCAGTGATTGATCCCAACGCCTACACACCAGAGTTCAAGGGCTTTTTGGTGAAACTCGAGAGAGTCTAG